Proteins from one Leishmania infantum JPCM5 genome chromosome 21 genomic window:
- a CDS encoding putative DNA repair and recombination protein,mitochondrial precursor has product MAAVAMRAPKPKMTMSAVQGRISVYAEDGERIGQWGGTECFLSRQSGLGPCLVVRSSRHKKHEGTFFQLVRLQRVVSTGVAQGRLTVMVPHEKRQCSVFIDTTEDLDELRMMAGVLQDKARWKDMERNVASRSRKDLQRGGKGGGGDRGSRGLRDPGLAQLSGSCVDNDDDYDTSGEETSKSHHDNGTAAVSAAQEDPFAAHSMVESPTPMTSSQSSVPQRSTMVAGGSSSRSSGPTTSLTAAQQQRLNWTSEQQRAVQLVRAGHNVFVSGAAGTGKTEWLLHVLQHVLPRTRQLRGAKGKADLGAEDEEQEHAVETGRVAVTAATGIAARLIGGKTVHAFSGIGRGEGDPDAILQRVQSKPDVVRAWQRCEVLVIDEISMLSSHTFALLDRVARVLRAPLAPPASSSQRRQRTSNAALPFGGIQLLVVGDFLQLPPVSRGAGEEVQPAFMAAVWRACAFQQLVFTKDYRHAEDPRFAECCAAVRRGECTLLVRQVLEACLGRKLEERFGVEATTLLARRNDVDRYNAQRLQQLESMQFQRYASEDYAAVPGTDIDAEVSLPSVLTLKVGAQVVLLASLPNEPSLANGDLGLVGGFVAQAHGPALPLVRFSTGVEAVVPAITMEVHGRDGRLSLSRRQVPLQLAWALTVHRVQGMTLPMVRLALDKSFFEAGQAYVALSRVRKAEDLSLTALDLDVVAACVSAEARDFYGLGTVTSAPSSQPVTTRTGSSPPLESALSRERDTACAKGSLLTDGVFGSGVPFSLADIEGGGSRVTATRKRAKTEEG; this is encoded by the coding sequence ATGGCGGCTGTTGCGATGCGCGCGCCAAAGCCGAAGATGACGATGAGCGCCGTCCAGGGCAGGATCTCCGTCTATGCCGAGGATGGCGAGCGGATTGGTCAGTGGGGCGGCACCGAGTgcttcctctctcgccaAAGCGGTCTCGGGCCCTGCCTCGTCGTTCGCTCCAGCCGGCACAAGAAGCACGAGGGCACCTTCTTCCAGCTAGTGCGGTTGCAGCGGGTCGTGTCGACGGGCGTGGCACAAGGACGACTGACGGTGATGGTGCCGCATGAGAAGCGGCAGTGCAGCGTGTTCATCGACACGACCGAGGACTTGGATGAGCTGCGCATGATGGCCGGAGTGCTGCAGGACAAGGCGCGGTGGAAGGACATGGAGCGCAACGTGGCGAGCAGAAGCCGCAAGGATCTGCAGCGTGGCGGAAAagggggcggtggtgatcGAGGCAGCCGCGGGTTGCGGGACCCCGGTCTTGCGCAGCTGTCGGGCAGCTGCGTGGACAACGATGATGACTACGACACTTCCGGCGAGGAGACGAGCAAGTCTCATCACGacaacggcaccgccgccgtcagcgcagCACAGGAGGACCCATTCGCTGCGCACTCAATGGTGGAATCGCCTACGCCCATGACGTCGTCGCAGTCTTCCGTGCCACAGAGGAGCACGATGGTagctggcggcagcagcagccgtagCAGCGGCCCTACCACGTCACTGACGgcggcccagcagcagcggttgAACTGGACGAGTGAGCAGCAACGCGCGGTCCAGCTTGTGCGCGCCGGCCACAACGTCTTTGtgagcggtgctgctgggaCGGGCAAGACGGAATGGCTGCTGCACGTCTTGCAGCACGTCCTACCTCGCacgcggcagctccgtggTGCGAAGGGTAAGGCCGATCTGGGGGCTGAAGACGAGGAGCAGGAACACGCGGTGGAGACTGGGCGAGTTGCAGTgactgccgccaccggcatCGCCGCTCGACTCATCGGCGGCAAAACGGTGCACGCCTTCTCTGGCATCGgccgcggcgagggcgaccCAGACGCGatcctgcagcgcgtgcagagCAAGCCAGACGTCGTGCGggcgtggcagcggtgcgagGTGCTCGTCATTGACGAGATCAGCATGCTCTCCTCGCACACATTCGCCCTGCTCGACCGCGTCGCACGCGTGCTGCGAGCTCCGCTGGCgccccccgcctcctcctcgcagcggcgacagagAACGAGCAACGCGGCACTGCCATTTGGTGGTATTCAGCTGCTGGTGGTTGGCGACTTTCTGCAACTGCCGCCGGTGTCgcgtggcgctggcgaggaggtgcagccCGCCTTCATGGCTGCTGTGTGGCGTGCCTGTGCTTTTCAGCAACTTGTCTTCACGAAGGACTACCGTCATGCCGAGGACCCACGCTTCGCCgagtgctgcgcggcggtgcggcgaggCGAATgcacgctgctggtgcggcaggTGCTCGAGGCGTGTTTGGGACGCAAACTGGAGGAACGCTTCGGCGTCGAGGCCACCACTTTGCTCGCGCGCCGCAACGACGTGGACCGCTACAACGcacagcggctgcagcaacTGGAGTCGATGCAGTTCCAGCGCTACGCCTCCGAGGACTATGCCGCCGTCCCTGGCACCGACATCGATGCCGAGGTTTCGCTGCCCTCTGTGCTAACCTTGAAGGTGGGTGCGCAGGTGGTGCTTCTCGCATCCCTGCCGAACGAGCCGAGCCTGGCCAACGGCGACCTTGGTCTCGTTGGGGGCTTCGTCGCACAGGCGCATGGTCCCGCGTTGCCGCTCGTCCGTTTCTCCACCGGCGTAGAAGCTGTCGTGCCCGCCATCACGATGGAGGTGCATGGGCGAGACGGCCGCCTCAGCCTATCCAGGCGTCaagtgccgctgcagctggcctGGGCGCTGACGGTGCACCGAGTTCAGGGCATGACGCTGCCCATGGTCCGCCTGGCACTGGACAAGTCATTCTTCGAGGCGGGGCAGGCGTACGTGGCGCTGTCGCGAGTGCGCAAAGCAGAGGACTTGAGCTTGACAGCGCTGGACCtggacgtcgtcgccgcgtgcgtgtcggcggaggcgcgagACTTCTACGGTCTGGGCACGGtcacgtcggcgccgtcctcgcagCCTGTCACAACCAGGACTGGcagctcccctcctctcgagtcggcgctgtcgcgggAAAGAGATACCGCGTGCGCGAAGGGGTCACTACTCACCGACGGCGTCTTTGGCAGCGGTGTGCCTTTTAGCCTGGCGGATATCGAGGGTGGTGGCAGCCGTGTTACTGCCACCCGGAAGCGGGCCAAAACGGAGGAGGGGTAG
- a CDS encoding putative thymidine kinase, with product MFRGRIELIIGPMFAGKTTELMRRVKREIHARRSCFVIKYSKDTRYDEHNVASHDQLMLRAQAAVSQLTEVRDTWKRFDVLAIDEGQFFSDLVNFCNTAADAGKVVMVSALDGDYRRKPFGQICELVPYCEAVDKLTAVCMMCHEQPACFTRRTVNVEQQELIGGADMYIATCRECYSKQQLPSIEEMRTQQMAIKEVEKRYLGMSDKRATAGPQTPEKPAGGWGTKTGVATLPTMATEGAASSGASAGMKSGRDLCEVQTFTTEAPKYQRVEPACTASAASSE from the coding sequence ATGTTCCGCGGTCGTATAGAGCTCATTATCGGCCCGATGTTCGCCGGCAAGACAACGGAGCTAATGCGCCGCGTCAAACGCGAGATCCACGCccgtcgcagctgcttcgTCATCAAGTACTCCAAGGACACCCGCTACGATGAGCACAACGTTGCCTCACACGACCAGCTGATGCTGCGGGCGCAGGCGGCCGTCTCGCAGCTGACGGAGGTGCGGGACACGTGGAAGCGGTTCGACGTGCTGGCGATTGACGAGGGTCAGTTCTTTTCTGACCTGGTGAATTTTtgcaacaccgccgccgacgcgggCAAGGTAGTCATGGTGTCGGCCCTCGACGGCGATTACCGGCGTAAGCCGTTTGGGCAGATCTGCGAGCTCGTCCCGTACTGCGAGGCGGTGGATAAGCTGACGGCGGTGTGCATGATGTGCCACGAGCAGCCGGCCTGCTTTACTCGGCGCACCGTGAAcgtggagcagcaggagctcaTTGGTGGCGCAGACATGTACATTGCGACCTGCCGCGAGTGCTActcgaagcagcagctgccctcGATCGAGGAAATGCGGACGCAGCAGATGGCAAtcaaggaggtggagaagcgcTACCTCGGCATGTCAGACAAGAGGGCAACCGCCGGTCCCCAGACACCCGAGAAACCGGCTGGTGGCTGGGGCACTAAGACCGGGGTCGCAACGCTCCCCACGATGGCAACCGAGGGAGCGGCCTCGTCTGGGGCGTCGGCCGGTATGAAGTCGGGCCGAGACCTATGCGAGGTGCAGACCTTCACCACCGAGGCGCCCAAGTACCAGCGTGTGGAACCCGCGTGCACGGCCTCGGCTGCATCCTCAGAGTGA
- a CDS encoding surface antigen-like protein — MCTHASMALVAAVALVLVLPVSRARPVGMRSMSAYTEAQQLHTRKFLDGFLQSMPNLHSIWAGDNFCAWKGVTCLRDGVSISATNWVQLAVSPGRLPEVSSADFDVSQVFVTSISVRANGRNLSGTLPASWGLLRNLRKVRLESNNLSGSLPPEWSGLRSLRELYLSNNNLTGTLPASWGESMKSLAILNLNRNALAGTLPPEWGRMRSMQTLVLESNRLSGTLPADWRFMRAASTLMIGRNDLSGTLPHEWAEMSMMEWMDVHSNRLTGWLPAAWATMTFLNTLLLFDNSFTGTLPAEWARLEFLEELRMQDNVLVGTLPASWSAMEFMQVLDISENTLSGTLPVLWSSMQSLDTLSIRGNQLSGSLPIEWRTLPNIMYLHLEGNALCGCLPLNWTSRYVAVTVDEAVMSVNCAIENACNDVNIDSISDKISSSCSSSTGPNGAVDGSDATFSSWDASASSASNDPLSHSTGGASS; from the coding sequence ATGTGTACCCACGCAAGCATGGCGCTTGTGGCTGCTGTAGCGCTGGTGTTGGTGCTACCGGTCAGCAGGGCGCGCCCCGTGGGGATGAGATCGATGTCAGCGTACACGGAAGCGCAGCAACTCCATACGCGCAAGTTTCTGGATGGGTTTCTGCAGTCGATGCCAAATCTCCACAGCATCTGGGCCGGTGACAACTTCTGCGCCTGGAAAGGAGTGACGTGTCTCCGCGACGGGGTGTCCATCAGCGCCACCAACTGGGTCCAGCTGGCTGTCTCCCCCGGCCGTCTGCCGGAGGTGTCGAGCGCCGACTTTGATGTGTCGCAGGTGTTTGTCACCTCCATCAGTGTGCGCGCAAACGGGCGGAACTTGTCAGGGACGCTGCCAGCCAGCTGGGGCTTGCTGCGAAATCTGCGCAAGGTGCGATTGGAGAGTAACAACCTCAGCGGCAGCCTCCCGCCTGAGTGGAGCGGCCTGCGCAGTTTGAGGGAGCTCTACCTAAGCAACAACAATCTCACCGGCACCCTTCCGGCGTCGTGGGGAGAGAGCATGAAGAGCCTCGCCATCTTGAACCTCAATCGCAACGCCCTGGCTGGtacgctgccgccggagtGGGGACGCATGAGGTCGATGCAGACCTTGGTGTTGGAAAGCAACCGGCTCAGTGGCACACTGCCTGCGGATTGGCGATTTATGCGAGCTGCCTCGACGCTGATGATAGGCAGGAACGACCTCAGCGGCACCCTCCCACACGAATGGGCGGAGATGTCAATGATGGAGTGGATGGACGTGCACTCGAACCGCCTCACCGGCTGGTTGCCTGCGGCTTGGGCGACGATGACCTTCCTGAATACCCTGCTGCTTTTCGACAACAGCTTCACCGGTACTCTGCCTGCGGAATGGGCGCGCCTGGAATTCCTGGAGGAACTACGTATGCAGGACAACGTACTCGTCGGCACCCTGCCTGCGTCGTGGAGTGCCATGGAGTTCATGCAAGTGCTGGACATCTCCGAGAACACACTGAGCGGCACGCTACCGGTGTTGTGGAGCTCGATGCAGTCTCTCGACACGCTGAGCATCCGCGGCAACCAGCTAAGTGGCTCTCTCCCGATTGAGTGGAGGACACTGCCGAATATTATGTATCTCCACCTGGAGGGCAACGCTCTCTGCGGCTGCCTTCCGCTTAACTGGACAAGCCGTTACGTCGCCGTCACAGTCGACGAGGCGGTCATGAGTGTCAACTGTGCCATAGAGAACGCGTGTAACGACGTAAATATCGACTCTATCAGCGACAAGATCTCCAGCAGTTGCAGTTCCTCGACGGGCCCAAACGGGGCCGTCGACGGTAGCGATGCTACCTTCAGCTCGTGGGATGCGTCGGCGTCTTCCGCCTCTAATGACCCCTTGAGCcacagcaccggcggcgcctcctcttgA